The following coding sequences lie in one Spodoptera frugiperda isolate SF20-4 chromosome 24, AGI-APGP_CSIRO_Sfru_2.0, whole genome shotgun sequence genomic window:
- the LOC118278533 gene encoding glutamate receptor ionotropic, kainate 2 yields the protein MWSEWWCVVLTLNTVAALSPVVKIGAVFTEDARGGSTELAFKYAVYRINKERTLLPNSTLVYDIQYTPSRDSFKTFKKACAQIQSGAVAIFSGVGPLLGNTLDHMSTSLHAPHLTVGPFTPENLNHTFTINLYPPRDLLTKAFAEFLSYLNWTRMGVIYEDYGYGELNILNIAKDGRDMYTVRCRDAKEYRRGLALLKAQQIDHIVVDTDPKRVRQLARAILQLQMNNENYHYVFTSFDFELFDMEDFYYNRVNMSGWRLVDRDSDKVKESLQVMEKFHPIGASIISGGHIKTEPALLYDAVQILCQALALTEDFHPGNVSCDKDIPWNHGKTIYDNINNIQAHGLTGPIEFKNGVRTNFHLQLMRLTGGEKGGMVVSGHWTPGEGLAITDPAAYTRDPPPNVTLTVVTVEEKPYVMVKEGWNLQGNARFEGFCIDLLARVAARAGFHYRLRLVPDNMYGARDPDTGHWNGIVRELMDRKADIAVASMTINYAREAVIDFTKPFMNLGIGILFKVPTSQPTRLFSFLNPLAIEIWLYVLAAYILVSFTLFVMARFSPYEWSTSTHVCGHETKLLTNQFNVCNSFWFITGTFLRQGSGLNPKATSTRIVGGIWWFFTLIILSSYTANLAAFLTVERTVLPIQSAADLAAQTSIQYGTLNGGSTMSFFRDSNIDIYQKMWLHMSSASPPALVSSYEEGVRRVLAGNYAFLMESTMLDHRVQRDCNLTQIGGLLDSPERGYGIATWKGSPWRDKISLAILELQEKGVIQILYDKWWKNTGDVCNRDGKDSKANPLGVQNIGGVFVTLLCGLALAIVVAILEFCWNTKKNASQGRQSLCSEMGQELRTAMRGGSSSRTVLRPGCSRCSPATHVPPSSSRYQSRSSSVELKELRWS from the exons ATGTGGTCAGAGTGGTGGTGTGTCGTGCTAACGCTGAATACTGTGGCGGCTCTCTCTCCGGTGGTTAAAATAG GCGCGGTGTTCACAGAAGACGCAAGAGGTGGTAGCACGGAGCTGGCGTTCAAATACGCTGTCTACAGGATCAATAAAGAGAGGACTCTGCTGCCGAACAGCACCCTGGTGTACGATATACAGTATACTCCCTCGCGGGACAGCTTCAAGACTTTTAAGAAAg CGTGTGCTCAAATCCAGTCGGGTGCGGTGGCCATATTCAGTGGCGTGGGTCCACTGCTGGGCAACACTCTGGACCACATGAGCACCAGCCTCCATGCCCCACACCTAACTGTTGGACCTTTTACTCCTGAGAATT TGAACCACACTTTCACAATAAACCTGTACCCGCCAAGGGACCTCCTCACGAAGGCCTTCGCTGAGTTCCTCTCATACCTGAACTGGACGAGGATGGGAGTCATCTATGAAGACTATGGATATG gCGAACTAAACATCCTGAATATAGCGAAAGATGGGAGGGACATGTATACAGTGAGGTGTCGGGACGCCAAGGAGTATAGACGTGGGCTGGCGTTGCTGAAGGCGCAGCAGATTGACCATATCGTGGTGGATACTGACCCTAAGAGAGTGAGGCAGCTGGCTAGAGCT aTTCTTCAACTGCAAATGAACAATGAAAACTATCATTACGTCTTTACTTCGTTC GACTTCGAATTATTCGACATGGAAGACTTCTACTACAACCGAGTGAACATGAGCGGCTGGCGCCTGGTGGACCGGGACTCCGATAAAGTGAAGGAATCTCTCCAGGTCATGGAGAAGTTCCATCCTATTGGAGCCTCCATCATCAGCGGGGGGCATATTAAG ACGGAACCAGCTCTCCTGTACGACGCTGTTCAGATCCTGTGCCAAGCTCTCGCCCTCACTGAAGACTTCCACCCAGGAAACGTTTCCTGCGACAAAGATATACCTTGGAACCATGGGAAAActatttatgataatattaataat ATCCAAGCGCACGGCCTCACAGGACCAATAGAATTCAAGAATGGAGTGCGAACGAATTTCCACCTTCAGCTCATGAGGCTCACTGGAGGGGAGAAAGGGGGTATGGTGGTCTCTGGACACTGGACCCCGGGGGAAGGGTTGGCTATAACAGACCCCGCTGCATATACCAGAGACCCCCCTCCTAATGTGACTCTTACTGTGGTGACTGTTGAA GAAAAGCCCTACGTGATGGTGAAAGAAGGCTGGAACTTGCAAGGGAACGCTCGCTTCGAAGGTTTCTGCATAGACCTTCTAGCCAGGGTGGCTGCGAGGGCTGGTTTCCATTACCGCCTCCGACTGGTTCCTGATAACATGTACGGAGCCAGGGACCCTGATACTGGACATTGGAATGGAATCGTTAGGGAGCTGATGGATAGG AAAGCAGATATAGCGGTGGCGTCTATGACAATAAACTACGCGCGGGAGGCAGTCATAGACTTCACGAAACCTTTCATGAACCTCGGGATCGGAATATTGTTTAAG GTCCCGACCTCCCAGCCGACTCGCCTCTTCAGCTTCCTGAACCCGCTCGCGATAGAGATCTGGTTGTACGTCCTCGCTGCCTACATCCTCGTGTCTTTCACGCTGTTTGTCATGGCGCGGTTCTCGCCTTATGAGTG GTCTACCAGCACCCACGTGTGTGGCCACGAGACGAAACTCCTGACGAACCAGTTCAACGTGTGCAACTCCTTCTGGTTCATCACAGGCACCTTCCTGAGGCAAGGGTCTGGGCTGAACCCTAAG GCGACATCCACCCGTATAGTGGGGGGTATCTGGTGGTTCTTCACGCTGATCATCCTGTCGTCGTACACGGCGAACCTGGCCGCCTTCCTCACGGTGGAGCGGACCGTGCTGCCCATACAGAGTGCCGCCGACCTCGCCGCGCAGACCAGCATACAGTATGGCACCCTCAATGGGGGGTCTACCATGTCGTTCTTCAGG GACTCCAACATAGACATATACCAGAAGATGTGGCTCCACATGTCCAGTGCCTCTCCTCCGGCGCTGGTGTCCTCCTACGAGGAGGGAGTGAGGAGGGTCCTGGCAGGGAACTATGCATTCCTTATGGAGTCCACTATGTTAGACCATAGGGTCCAGAGGGACTGTAATCTGACGCAAATTGGGGGATTGTTGGATTCACCCGAAAGG GGTTACGGCATAGCAACATGGAAAGGCAGTCCATGGAGAGACAAGATCTCGCTAGCGATACTAGAACTACAAGAGAAGGGGGTGATCCAAATATTGTATGACAAATGGTGGAAGAACACAGGGGATGTTTGCAACAGAGATGGAAAAGACAGCAAGGCTAATCCCCTTGGTGTACAGAATATTG GTGGAGTATTCGTGACACTACTGTGTGGGCTGGCCCTGGCGATAGTGGTGGCCATCCTGGAGTTCTGCTGGAACACCAAGAAGAACGCCAGCCAGGGGAGACAGTCGCTGTGCAGCGAGATGGGGCAG GAGCTACGGACAGCGATGCGAGGAGGTTCCTCCAGTAGAACAGTGCTGAGGCCTGGGTGCTCCAGGTGCTCGCCAGCCACACACGTGCCTCCATCTTCTTCTAGATACCAG TCCCGCAGCAGCAGCGTGGAGCTGAAGGAGCTGCGCTGGTCGtag